The following are encoded together in the Candidatus Hinthialibacter antarcticus genome:
- a CDS encoding type II secretion system protein GspG has protein sequence MLRNIAPYFAWIALPCLFCAAVVADVVFLKDGARLRCEIVSPDEAKDTSNEFIQIRLNQSLVWLKREAVERIEETENEAPSEIGDKELVQRLIDVGYILPEGDGSTPPAAKEDANNSSMRLSVKSIRGWAYVSDNRRADAPRDREPLQEKQEIPLGRMIVVSGNSRVTLNIEEMGEIGLLPGARIRFDQLTWDPSVQNYRIHLRLENGGAWFDVGEGKSQWRRVILSINTVQTIMQSGILLVEATQMNGGADLHYLQGTGELRFWRGSDPYMVAPRQSLRVSPDSNKLNLQEFADINEKLTLIQNWAAWQPEPLGLSFDFQPPPLNRFHLFGPLPALYPHKIPIDLSIAFPPIALSMGEVFTEYKKALDRYKFDTGKYPTQELGLDALQKPHDVPGWKGPYLKPDIPLRDMWGKPFVYDYFKDGDEIHVSVRSFGPNQHDDNGLLDDLR, from the coding sequence ATGTTACGAAACATCGCGCCATATTTTGCTTGGATCGCCTTGCCCTGCCTCTTCTGCGCCGCCGTCGTAGCGGATGTGGTATTTTTAAAAGACGGCGCCCGGCTCCGCTGCGAAATTGTTTCGCCGGACGAAGCCAAAGACACGTCCAATGAATTTATCCAAATTCGCCTGAACCAATCGCTGGTCTGGCTCAAACGCGAAGCCGTCGAGCGAATTGAAGAAACTGAAAACGAAGCCCCGTCTGAAATCGGCGACAAAGAATTAGTCCAGCGTTTAATCGACGTTGGATATATCTTGCCGGAAGGCGACGGCTCGACTCCGCCCGCAGCGAAAGAAGACGCAAACAATAGTTCAATGCGCTTGAGCGTAAAATCCATTCGCGGTTGGGCGTATGTTTCCGACAACCGGCGCGCCGATGCGCCGCGAGACCGCGAACCGCTGCAAGAAAAACAAGAAATTCCACTAGGACGCATGATTGTGGTTTCGGGCAACTCGCGCGTCACTCTTAACATTGAAGAGATGGGCGAAATTGGCCTCTTGCCTGGCGCCCGTATTCGTTTTGACCAATTAACTTGGGACCCGTCCGTACAAAATTACCGCATTCATCTCCGGCTGGAGAACGGCGGCGCGTGGTTTGACGTGGGCGAGGGCAAGTCGCAATGGCGCCGGGTCATCCTCAGCATCAACACGGTCCAAACGATTATGCAATCCGGCATCCTGCTCGTGGAAGCGACGCAAATGAACGGCGGGGCGGACCTTCATTACCTGCAAGGGACGGGAGAACTCCGCTTTTGGCGAGGCAGCGACCCTTACATGGTTGCGCCGAGACAATCGCTGCGGGTTTCGCCGGATTCCAATAAGCTGAATCTGCAAGAATTCGCCGACATCAATGAAAAACTCACGCTGATTCAAAACTGGGCGGCATGGCAACCGGAGCCGTTGGGCTTGTCGTTTGATTTTCAGCCGCCGCCCTTAAACCGCTTTCATCTTTTCGGGCCGTTGCCTGCGTTGTATCCACACAAAATCCCCATTGATCTGTCCATCGCGTTTCCACCCATCGCGCTCAGCATGGGAGAGGTGTTTACCGAATACAAAAAAGCCCTCGACCGCTACAAGTTCGACACAGGCAAGTATCCCACTCAAGAACTGGGCTTGGATGCGCTGCAAAAACCACACGACGTCCCCGGATGGAAAGGCCCGTATCTCAAGCCTGACATCCCCTTGCGCGACATGTGGGGAAAACCCTTCGTCTATGATTATTTTAAAGACGGCGATGAGATACACGTCAGCGTCCGCAGTTTCGGCCCGAACCAGCATGACGACAACGGCCTGCTCGACGACCTGCGTTAG